A genome region from Macadamia integrifolia cultivar HAES 741 unplaced genomic scaffold, SCU_Mint_v3 scaffold1789, whole genome shotgun sequence includes the following:
- the LOC122064835 gene encoding secreted RxLR effector protein 78-like → MGDLVSENQSTFIKGRSIANNILICSDIIRAIEQRRGSPTAVLKINFHKAYDALSRKFLLEIMRRMGFPPIFMNWIKACVTTPTFLILVNESPVGYFMGERGIRQWVPLSPYLFTMAMEGFTGL, encoded by the coding sequence ATGGGGGACTTGGTTAGTGAAAACCAGTCAACATTCATTAAAGGGAGGTCTATTGCTAATAACATTCTAATTTGCTCTGATATTATAAGAGCTATTGAGCAGAGAAGGGGGTCTCCTACTGCAGTTCTAAAGATAAACTTCCACAAAGCATATGACGCATTGAGTAGGAAGTTCCTAttggagattatgagaagaatggGATTTCCTCCCATATTCATGAATTGGATAAAGGCATGTGTCACTACTCCTACATTCTTAATTCTTGTAAATGAAAGTCCAGTAGGATATTTCATGGGAGAAAGGGGGATTAGGCAATGGGTTCCTCTGTCACCTTACTTGTTCACCATGGCCATGGAAGGATTCACTGGATTATGA